The genome window CCCCTCAGCACCAGAGACACAAGGCTTTGGGGGCTCAGgcacagagatgctccagtctgGGACCCAATGTGACATGGCAGTGCCACCCCTGTGAGGGGGACACGCTTCCCTGCCCCACCACGATGAGCATGAAGCTCAGGGAGCCTGCATTTAACACAGGAGATGGGTtacaactacttgaaaggaggctgtagtaAGGGAGGGGGTCAGTCTCTTGTCCTAAGTAacgagtgataggacaagaggaaccggcctcaagctgcaccagggcaggtttagatggagctgaggaacaattcctgccccagagggtgctcaggcattggaacaggctgcccagggcagggctgcaggcaccggccctgcaagtgttcacacagcgtggagacgaggcctcagtgccatgggttaggggtggccttggcagtgctgggaatggttggaccggatgagctgaaagggctttcCCAGCTTGGTTGATTCTGATTACAGCTGCCCAAACTGCATCAGTGATTTTTTCCCAAAAAGGGATATTTTGGGGTAGCACCACTCTACTACTCGCCCTTGTGCACGCTGGGTGCCAGTGGCAGAGCATCGCCTTCTCCCAGCACCTCTCACCACTTCCCAAGCTGAGAGCTGGAATCGGGCACAGCGACTCCTGCTCCCGCAGATTGAAAAATTGCTCTGGAATCCTTGGGGAGGAAAGTTGCTAAAAATACATGAAGGCAGGATTCTTGGTAAAAGAAGGATCTCTGGCAAGAGGCATGGCCCAAGAGTGCTGGGGAGCACCCAGACATCGGAGCCAGACCCCGACCCTCTGGCTCCATGATGCCGCCTGGACAAGGCTGCAAGTGAGGTCCATGGGAGAGCCAGAACCCAAACTCACGCCACCAGTGAGTGCAGGCTCACCAAGTGAGCGCTGTGGCCAACTCACCCACCAAGAGTGCGGGTAAGAAGCCAGGCAGGGAAGAAGCGGGATCCTACAGATCCTACCCCAGACCTTTGCTCCCAGTCTGCAAAGCACCCGGATCTTCCTGCTAATAAAAACCCGACGCTTGCCTGGGCCGGGGGCTCGCGTGCCTGCGTGCGGGTGTGCTTTGTCCTAAACCCGAATTGCCTAAGCTTGGAAGGGGGgggaagaggcaggagctggctgccTCTGGGGGAAGGGCGGGCGGTGAGGAGCTGGCATGGGGATCGCAGCCCATCCTCCACGCACGCCGCGTCTGTAAACTTTGAACATCTTCCGGAGAGAAGTTAGTGGCTATTGTGAACAGCTGGATCCAATTGTGCGAGCAGCGAGGAGGAGACAGTTGTGGGGGGAAAATAATAAGGCTTGGCGCTCCCAGGCAAGGATCCCCGAGCCCGGCCAGCCCGCCTGCCTCCAACCcgccagcagggaaactgaggcacggagcGGCACGAGgctcagcatctccctgggTGATGCAAACCTGGTGCTGAGGCATGCAGGGCATTGCCCTGTGTGTGTCCCATCACCCCACGGCTCTTCCCAGCCAATGCAGGGTCACCCCGAACCCCACAGCAGCATCTTCAGACCCCAGTGCTTGCTCCCGCTGCTCTGGGCACCGCACacatccctccctccagccgGCTGCTTCCCGCAAGGCTCTGCCCACCACCTAAAATTAGCTCCAGCTCTGCCGGCCCATCCCCGGCCACCCCCCGCAGAAGGAGCTCTGCCAGCACACGCTCTGGGTCCGTCTGATCCCCCCCGGCAGCGAGGGGGAAGGGTATAAACCAGCCTCCTCCATTGCTCGCATCTTGCAAGCCACCTGTGAGCGAGAGATTCCTGGTGTTATTTCTTACAGGGTGAAATGCAGCCCTGAAGTCACCTTCTGGCTCGTAAAAGGATGGACGAGGATGAGATCTGGGCTGCCTTTAGCCAGTGGAGACCTGGCACATCTCATGACACAGCCCTGGAAGGCGATGGGCATGCTGGgttttggtgctgctgctgtctcgCAGCACCAAACAGGGGATGCCGGGGACATCAGAGCATTACATCCATTCGGGACCAGATGAGGGGACACACTCCAACAGGATTTGCATCACCAGGAGAGATGTTCAACAACTGGACACTCATGTTTCTACGGACACCACCAGCTGTGCCAAAGCAGAGCCCTGTATGAATGCCATCCCCAACTGCCACCCCCAGGGATGAGACCGTAGGGTTCACAGCTTGTCACCTCCGAAGTTCTCAGCCACATGTGCTCACCACACACCCTTCAACAACCTGCATGGGGACCCCAAAACAGCGCCCAGTGCCATGATCCACCTACTCCCCACCACCACGGGTAGGCGAGCGGCCATTCAGCACCACAAGGAGGTTCTGCTGGGCCCCTCACTCCCATTGCACCAAGCGGGGAAAACCGGAGCACCGGGAGTTGCAGCGGCATGTCCGGACCTGCAGCAGGATGCGGCCGCGCGTTATCACAGAGGGGGGGTGGCTGCCCCTGCCACGTGCCCGCTGCAGGTTGGCACGGGGACGGCCCCGCCGCTCACCCCATCATtacctccctcccttcctccctccaaaaaaacatttcataaGCCTCCACGTGACGGTGGCAATAGCGAACGCCCATGCGCTGCGGGAGCCTGCCCCGACCGCAACACGCAGGTACCTGGGCACCAACCCCAGGTTACACCTCGGACACACGGATGAGGAGCTCAGAGCATGGCCTGGCCACCCAGCAAATCCCCTGGGGATGGGAGCTCCCAAAATAAAGGCTATTTGGTTATATCACATCCACCAGCAGTGGGTGCAACACCTCAGCAGCCTCACCAGCCCCTTGCAATTGCCATCTAGAATTTAGTAAGAGATAAGTCCTAGAGATGGGACACTTTTTTGGACAGCATCCGTCCCATTCGTTGATGGGATCCCAACCCCACAAAGAGCCCTGGGATGGCTCTTGCCACGCGAATCCTGGCAGCACCCTTCATTAGGGCTTTGCAGCCCATTCTCCTCTTCCATTCTCGCTTCCATGGATAGAAGAGGTACTAAAGCACGAAAACACACTATTTTCATGCAAACAGCCCAAAATTGCCCATGTCCCCGGTTTCCAACTGAGCTCACCTGCCACCGGCCTTGTGCTCGCTGCTTTTGACAGGAGCCACGCAGTTACTCGGTATTTAATACATTAATTACAGCTGATTGGCAGTGCCACCCCCTCCTCCCAGAGCCAACCTGCTCCACACCACCAGGAAAGGCTCCTTTCCTCAGCATGGTGCCATGGCCGCCAGGATTCACCTCCCAACCATCTCTGGTTGTGGCAAGATGGGGATTAAATGGCGATTACAAGGAGATGGTGTTTCTGGTCTCATGGTAGATAGCCACTGTGTGTCATAGGAAATGGATGCAAGTCCCTTTTACTGACGGATGTGGGGCTGAAGGGGGTTTTGCTTTGCAGGAAGGTGATGTTAGAGGTGGGACGGCTGCTGGAGCGTTCATCTCTGTACCCCTTTGCTCCCCAAAATGCCCTGGTTGaagcatccccctgctcctagCTGAGCCTTGACACTGCAGGCACCCCGGTGGGGACGAGGGTCCTTGCAATACCCAGTGCCACTCACAGAAGGCAGCTGGAGCCCGGTGTGGAGCTCGCTGCTTTCAAAGGGTTATTTTTGTTAGAAAAGCCAGTGCGGTGCCAGCCCCGGGCAGGGATCTGGGTGCCCAACATTCCCTGGGGACGGAAACATCCCCCTGTGTCACTCGCCTGGGAGGGGGTGGCTGCTGACCCCACACTCATCcgcaaccccttgccatggtaACACCGGCTCCACAGACCCAAACATGACTAAATCCAGGGCCTTCTCTCAACAGGGCACTTGTGCCCATCCTCTCCAGTGGGGAAGTGCCAGGAATGTCACTCAGCGCCACGGTGACAGTCGCTTTTCCCACAAGCAGGGTCCCAGCCCCACCACCCCACACCCATTTCTTCCCCAGTTTTGCTGTTGGATGACCTTGGCAAGCCCATGCCCCACATCCACTCTGGGGACCCTCTTCTCTCATCCCAAAGTGAAAGAACCCACCCCAAAAGTGTGTGCAGGGAAGAGCTTTGGTGCCATGGAGGCCCCAGGGGCCGGTGGGTGCATgcggggaagggggggggggatcccCAGCCTGGCAGCCCCCCCGGTTCTCTACCCATCATCACAAGCAGCCCAAAACCAGGTAGGGGGGTGGCAGCCCCACTGGCAGGGCCCCCCGGGGCAGTGCCAAAGCCCTGACTCACAGCACGCACGTACCCGCGCCTGGTAAAGCGATAGGAGGGGACAGAGGACGCCGGAGCCCAAAATACCCCGGCGTGCCTGACACTGGAGATTATCGCTTTGCCGTGGGACAGTCGCCTGCCCTGACTCCCCACAAAGCAcgaaaaacccccaaatccctGCCCTCACCTCTCCCCGTGCCAACCACCCAACGGCAATGGCAGGCTGCAGGGTGCCCACCGCCCTGGCAGGGCCTCCACTACCATTTCCAGATGGTTTCTCCCCAAAATACAGCTGTTTTTCTTACCCAACTACAGACCTGAGCAGTTTCGGCGGGTGGAGATGGGTGGCACTGAGAGGGCTTGGccttattttccttccaaaggggttaaggaagaaaaaacacactccaaccccaaccccaaggagggtgtaaaaataaaataataataataataataaagatgaCACACTGCAGAAAATTATACACCTAATTGCTGCCTCGTTAGCAATGCGCCCCTATGACGAGGCACAAAGTGTTTAGCATACAGTCAGTGTATGGTCATCCCCTACATGCGTGTGACACACATGTAACATGACATGCGTGTAGCCCCCACCCCCCGCTCGGGACAGCCCCCCAGTCCCGTGCTGTTTCCCcggaggggaggggggtgtAGCCGGGGCGTTTATCTCTTTCTATAACGCCTGGCGCCTGCTCCCGACGTACGGGCTATACTGTACACAAGGCCTCTTTGTAACCCCGTAGGTCCCTATAGGGGAACAGCCGGAGCGGGGAAGCAGCGCAGAACAGCCCCGACGGGGCGGGACCCTGGGGACCCAACGGGAGGGGGGTTGGGGACACCTTGGGGACACCGCGGCTGTGCCCCTCACGCACACACCCGTCGGGGGGAAGCCCCATGGGGACGTACGGGGCTGCCGGGTGTTGGGGGCGCGAGGGCTGGTGCGACCCCGCCGCCTCCCCACCATCGGCCGGGGCACGGTGCAGCCGGAGGGCCGGGAGGAAGGAGGcgccggaggaggaggagaaggaggaaggggggttGGGAGTCTCTTCCCGGCGAGCGCTTACCTGCTCCGTGCTCCGGAGGGGCTGGGCCGGCCGCGGGTGCCGGGACCGGaaccggggccgggccgggacCGGGCCGGAGCCGGGCCAGGGAGGGCGGCAGGAATGCGGGGAGCACGGCGGGCTCCCGGGTCCGCGCACGGAGCCAGGCGCAGGGACGGGAAAGTTTATGCAAGGGAGGAGCAGAAAGTTGGGAGTCAATCAggaggcggcggggccgggccttcctcctcctcctgctaacctcctcctcctcccaccgGTCCTCCCGCCCCCCCTCCCGCTCGCACCCCCGGGGCAGCGGCAGCGAGCGCCGCGGCTTCCCCTCCGCCGGGACGTTCTTAGGGAAAGGGCAGCCCTGGAGCCCGGCTCGTCCCGCGCCCTGGCAGCGCCCTCTAGGAGCCTTCctcaccctcctcctcttcctccctcctccagccCGCAGTCCCGAGGCGCAGCCCAGGGCCGGCGCTGCTGTCCCGCCCCGTCACCAGCCTGCCAGGGTCCCCGCGTGCATCTTCATCCCGCTCCACTCGTCCTCACCTCCCTACGGTCACCTTCTCCCCTTCCACACATCATCCTTGTCCTCTGCATGCCCTTGCGCCGTGCCGCACACCTTCATCCCCCTCCTCATGCCCATCCTCACACTCTCACCCCCCACCGAACAGCTTCATCCCCCTCCTCACCCCTCTCCAAACACCTTCATGCCCCTCTTATCCCCCCATACACACCCTCAGCCCCCCATACCTATCTCTCCCGGACACCCATCCCACCCTGTGATACCCAGGATGGGGATCTGAGCCCACACCACTGCAATTTCCCAGGGGAACCCAGCCAGGAGCCAGCCGATGGGTGGTAACGTGCTAAGCCACAGTCGCTGATCGCATGCAAATCCCTGGCCATAACCCAGCCCGACTGTCAGGAATTGCGGCCCCGGGTATGGGCAACACGTGACAAAACCCCATGGTTTTGGGCCATGGGGTCCAGCACACTCCGCGGGACCCAAACCCCTCCGAGGTAAATCAGGGAGAGCGatcctgcctgtgccctgcttGAGGAGGGGATGCTCTTTGCATCCCATCCCTTCttgaaacatgtttttctaaTCTTTGTGATGAGCTCGGTTGCTTTGAAGCATTTTGGGACAAGACAAGCCAACGCTTCAGCCCGTAAAGCAGCAGTCTCCAAAGCATCCAGCGCATTCAGCAATCGTGTGTGATTAATAAAACCATATCGCATTCTTCCACCCTTGGCCTGGTGCTAAGTTGTAAGAAATCTGGCCCCAAAACTGCAACAAAATGGTTGCTATTCTCCAAGGGCCGCTCAGATCCCTCGTTACTCATCCCTTACTTGGGCAAAAATGACATTGACTGCTCCTGGAGATGACAGCCTTAATTGAGTTCAATAGGAGTTTAGGCTGAGTAAGGCATGAGCAAACAAGCGTGCATTAGCCCATGAATAAAAGCCTGATCTGCAAACGTTTAGGAACACATGGAACTCCATGCAGGGGAGTACCAAGGGGGTCACCGCTGTGCCAGGCCTGGTTCAGCTCCGGCTTCAGCTTGGCGACGGCATCCAACCCAACTGCTGGCACCACTGGGATAAGCTGGTTCTGGATTGTGGTGATCCGAGCCTGCTTTGGTGATTTGTTTCAGTCCTGTctctttatttgtatttcttttcctccttcagaaGTCCATAAtccctgtttctgcttttcttcgTCCACTGGTGGGAACAGCAACTTCCTTTCCCAAATTATAATATAAAAGAGCTGCAAGCAGCAATGccataaataatattttcttatgGCCAGAACATCCAAGTCTAGGCAAGACACCAAGAACAGCTACAACATTGTAAAACTCCAACACTTCTCCAGAATGGGTTCACTAATTAAAAAATGATTCCTTTTAAAAGCACTTGGAAAACACTGGCTTTCCCAGTACTGCCTGATGCTTGCTGTGGCAAGCGAGAGCCCATCCTGCAAACCCACAGCCCACGAGTCTGCCTTTCCCTCTCAAAAATGTCCCCAGAATAAATacacagggaggggaaggggagagacaAACACCTCGTCCCCATCACTTCTTTAATTCATCAATGTATCACCGCTTCAAAGCATGGAGCAAGAGCCCTTGAAGCTGAGGCAATGCTCTCTGCTGGGCACGGCCCTCACTGGGAACCCACCCGACAGCTCCAGCCCTTCCATTGCTTGGTGAGAAGTTATCCCACATGGCCTTTGCTCCCGGACCTGCTGGGATGGATCCAGCCCTTTCCCTCCACAGGCGGTCCAGCCATGGCGCATTTGGCCTTTTGAAGCCCCACAGAAATACCCCACATCCCCCCTAAGAGTGAGTCAGTGCTCAGGGCTGGGCACAGGGAGCCCCTCAAGCCATGGGGTCTGgggcagaggagaagcagagaagagCCCTGCACTTCCATCCTCCTGCTCAGCTCTGGACCAGCATGCTTTCACCCACTGGAACTGGATGGGGATGCAGCACCCAGTGCCTGCAAGAGCCACCGGCACCGCAGTGATGTTGGTCCTGGCTCAGCATCAGGCTGGAAcctcctttgttttttcctcccctttgcCTTATAGCCATCTTTGCAAAAACTAAAGCACACTTCCTAGGAGATTCCCTTGAGGAGCTGCCAGCAGTCGCCGCTGGCCATTGGCCATGTTTGTGCCTGAGAGCGCTTCATGGGGTTAAATCTATCCTTGCACTACTGACCCCCTGAAATGAAGCTTCAGAAGCCACAAAGCCTTCCTGGTGTAGGGAACGCATCATCCCTGGGCAAGAAGAAAGCCTTTCTCCAAAGAAGATGCGCACGTTGGGCTCAAACGCTGTTGATAAGggtccttctttctcttttgctttttttcctgatcttttcTTGCAGCAAGCATTCCTTTCACACCCACGCACCCCCCGGCATTCCCAACCATTGGTCTGCCGGAGCATCCGTCACACTTTCCGTCAGCCAAAGTAGATACACATTTCAACTGCTTCCATTCCTGTCTCCTCTGGTGTTAACAGCCAGCGCAAACAGAGAGCCTGAGCATCCATCGCCCTACTAAATTGTTTGCATTTGTTCCTTTGTGCTGCAGTTGGTTTGGGTTAGAGGGTTTGTATAAGTGATTTGGGGTTCTGGGATGGGGTGGCATGGCATTGGTcacccatggcagagggtttcACTCTGCTTAGGCTGCAGGCTGGGAACACCAAGGGATTTTCAAGAAACAATGGGCAACACAAAAGCTTTTTGggtgaggggaaggagaaaCTCCCTGGGGAGCAGCTGGGATATCAGCAGCTCATGCTCCAGTGAGAGTCTGGGGAGCCCTAACTCCTTTTTCTCACCCCACTTTGGCTTTTCTGCTTCCATCAGAGGGGACAGGGACAAGTGTTAGCTCAACTGTTAGCCAAGCTGCTCACAATTCCAAACAGATGTTGGGATCACAGCTGGATCTGGACAGAAAGCTCTTGCTTTCCCCACATTTACTGCTCATACCTAGCCAGGGGATGCTGGTCCCAAACCACTGATTCTCTCTCTAGCTTACAAGAAGGTCTCTGATCTCATCACAAGGATAAGGAGCCATGTCCCACGCAGTCCCTTTGTCCCTGAGCTGTCTGCCTTCCTCTGCCCCACCACAAATGTATGCAGATGAATCACGGAGCCCACATTCGTGCAGCTGGTGGGAAAACCTTGGCTCCACCCATGAAGCCACTTGGGCAGATGCTCTCCAGAGGTCTCACTGCAGCTCACGGTCCCGCAATCACTGTGAGGGACAGTTCTAGGCCATAGCATCATTGTGATGCTGCCCAGCAAGGATGAGCATCCCTCTTGCACAACCACATCTGCCTCatccatctcctgctcctcagCCTTTCTGTCCCAGCTACTTCTCACGGTGTTAACTTGGGGGGCTTAGATCACCTacagaatggggaaaaaactgTGTGCATCCTGGGAAGGGGACCCCAAATTGTATCAGCCAACCCTGTGGTCAGTGCATGACCTGAGCTGGTGAGAGAAGTACTATTAGGGGCTCAAGGACAGCGTGGGGCACCCTGGCATGTCTCACTGTTTCTCAGCATTTAATTAGTCAAATTTGGGACTGTCCATTCAGCCAAATCCTCACCCCACAAAGGTGCATTAGTGCTGGAAATGGGGCACAGGCTGCCTTGCTCCCCCCACCCTGCCCTCTCCATCACCTCCCCTTCCCAATGACTCCCCCCAGGCCCCTGTGACATCCATGGGTCTATGTCCTGAGGTGGCATCTCCCTCTGTCACCTCCCCATGAGGAGGGAGCACCTATGGGGTGTgcagggctccagagcaccACCAGCCCAGTAGGgtctggagggatggggatagggGGGGCCTGGCCAGGCGCTGAGCATGACTCAGCACCGCACCACACCTGGTGAATCACCCACCGGCACTTCCTGGTGCACCCAGAGTTTTCCCTTCCAGGTCCCTCCTGGCAGCAtcgccccagcccagccccatgctggtgctgccagctctgcctcacGTGGCTGCCGGTGCCTCCTCTTGGCACGTGCCCAGGCGGTGCCAGTGCTCTGGGAGCCAAGATGCTCCTTAGGGACCCAAATTCCCAAAGGCATCCAGGCGGTGGGATTAGACCCAGTGCATGGAGAGCCCTGGTTGTGCAAACACATCAAGGGCACTGCATGGATGCTTGAACCAGGGAAAGATAGGGCAaaaaaggttggacttgatcttaaaggtttttccaacctaattgattctatgattctatgaataaaggGGTTTGGTGCTCAGTGGCAGGGGGGCTCTGTGCATACTCATAGGCAGATGAGGAAATACAGAGACCACCAACCCCCCCTCCCTGAGAGGCCCAGCTACAAAATGCAAACCAGAATctaaaaaagtagaaaataaaaaagggggatGAGTTTCCAGGATCCAAGTCCAAGAAATGTCTCAAAGGGATGAGATCGGGATCGCAGTCAGCCTCATCTGCTAAATATACCCTGAGCTTGACTCTGCCATCTGGCCCCAGTTTGCCTGGGTAAGTGTCCCACTGTGCTCTGCAGGCATCGTGCACCTCCAGCCACCACAGGGGCAGCTGTAACCATGAGCATTCACCATGCAGAAGGTGGAAATGGAGGAAGCGGAGCAGGACAAGGACACAGGAGCATCCACTGGGCACCAGCACGTGGTCCCCGTGCAGGTGCTACTCGCAGGCCAGCTTCCCGTCAAAGCTGGAGAGAGCGATGGCAAAGGCCTGCACGGCACAGAGGGGGTAGTTGTAGTCCATAGTGAAAGCATCATCTGCCACGCGCCCAAACTGCATCACGATGTAGTCAGCTGTGGAAGAGAGAGTGAGAGGCTGGGCACCCATCCCACCCTGCCACAGAGCCATAGAATCAGccgggttggaaaagccctttaagctcatccagtccagcccttaccccagcactgccaaggccacccctaacccatggcactgaggcctcgtctccacgctgtgtgaacacttgcagggccggtgcctgcagccctgccctgggcagcctgttccaatgcctgagcaccctctggggcaggaattgttcctcagctccatctaaaccggccctggtgcagcttgaggccggttcctctttcCAACGGTGACATCCCAAAGaacctgctgcctccccactaCCACAGTGTGTACTGTGGCACTTTTGGTACTGTGTACCAAAAAGCATCATTTCCCCACTGCATGGACCACGGCACCCTTCAGTCCCCCCgcaggggcagggacccccCCGCAGGGGACAGAGACCCCCCCGTGGGACCGCTGCGACCGGAGGGCAGGTGACAGGAAATCTGTATAAATAACCAGGGGCCCTCGAGGGGCTGTTTCTGTCCCGTAACCCAACACCCGAGCCCGAGGGCTTCTGACTGCGCCGGACAGGTGACAACGGCCGGCCCAAGGGACTGTCCCCGGGGCGCGCCGCACCCCGAGGTGACCCGCGGGCAGCATGGGGTGCGTATGGGGGGAATGCTCTGGGGCAGCCTGGGCTAAGGGGGTGGCTGTCAACGTCTTGGGGGGTGCTCGGCACCCCGCGGGGTTTGTCATTGCCCTGATCTGCCTGGCAACAGATGACGCTCGCTCCCTCTGCCTACACACggtgccccagcaccccaaAACAGCCACGCGTGGGAAAATTAAACCCCAGCAAAAACAGGGGGTGCTGGGGCCTGCTGAAGGTGGtgctcccccccctccccccccccccccccattctaTCCCCAGCTTACGGTCACTGCTGTGCACGATCTGGAAGTTTTTGACGGAGGCGTGAGTGACCCGGCCGTGGAAGTTGAGGACGTAGGACTGAGTCTCATCATTCCACACCGGCGCCTTGTTGTGCAGCTCAATCACGTTATCCATGTTTTTGTTCTGCCATCGCATCAGGAGACCGTCGTTATCCTGGGGAGGGTGAGAGTGAGGAGCAGAGTTGGGGTGACTGTACCCGGAGCCCTGCTACCCTCCATGGAGTGCCCAgaggatgctctgcagcagtatccagctgggagctgggatCCAGCATGGGGAAAACAATACAGCGACCACATTTCCCACCTCCCAGGGAGGTGCTTTGAATTTCAGGGACACCTGAAATTTTTTCCATACCCCAAAATGGGCAAAATCCAAGGTGATCCCCAGCAAATCCAGGCCCCAAGGAGTTTCTCCCCAACTTACATTTCGGGGCCGGATGGGCACCCTCTTGTTGTCAGAGTTCATCCCGGGGATGATGACCGTCATCTTCCGGGGGCCTTTGAACCCTAAAACATTGGTCTCCTGCAAAGGAAACCCCATCCCTAAAACCAGCAACCgctgcaggctgcagcctctTGCTGGCAGCTGTAGGAGGGCTCAGGAATGGATCCAGCCCCATCCCACATCCCTGCAACCCCCTGGCAGCAGCCCAGGGAAGGGGTGCAGGTCAGGGACCCACTTGCCCCTGCCCAGGACATCCCAGGGGCTCCTTACGTAGACCACAGCCGAGAGCTCCTGCCGCACGTTGGACCAGTCAGCGTTGGCCCTGTCGGGGTTCGCGCCGTTGTCGAACACTGTGAACCTTGTACCCATCAGGTTGGATCTGCAGCGAGGACAGGAGATGGCCACAGCTGGTGCCAGCAAGTCCCCTCTATGCCCCCAACCCAGCTTCGCTCCAGCTGCAACACCCATGGCCAGTGCCATCCTTCCCCTCCTTTAGCTGTTTGCTGGGGTTCAGGGCACCCCTAAATCGGGGTGTTAGAGGGTGCTGCCACCTCGGGGGCTCCCCTGCAATTGCTGCGCAGCTGCCAGCACGCTGAGACTTGCCGGGCACCGTTTCCAGCTGTAACCTGTCTGCCCAGAGGAACCAGACAGGCTGGTTTTCCCCTCCCGGCCCCCTGACTCTCCTCAGGTTGGACCCAGCAACAGGGAACACTGAATTTAGCCTCCTGCTCGACCCAGCCATTGCCTGGGACAGCCAGCAACCCATGGAGCAATGGGGTGCCATCTCCAACCCTACCTCAGCTTCCCAATGAAGTTTTCTCCTCCCCGTGACAGGTCGGTGGGGTCGATGGAGATGAGGTAGTTGGAAGTTTTGCTCTTCTTCCGCTTCCTCCCAGCAAGGAGGAATACCTGGCAGGACAGGGGAACTTTGTGGGAACTGGACATTATCACGGCCATCACCACCACTGTCCCTGACTTGCTGTGCCCTCTGCACAAGGCTTAGCCC of Lathamus discolor isolate bLatDis1 chromosome 19, bLatDis1.hap1, whole genome shotgun sequence contains these proteins:
- the TULP1 gene encoding tubby-related protein 1 isoform X5, encoding MSMFQVNGEKKEKKNKKKAISSSDEEDDSDSSTKPIRSEKKKNPASLFQTGGDPPREKKAKKKAPPRAAESEDETLETPQKNSNKKGKGKKSKKPKEERAPSPVIEVDNLEEFVLRPAAQGVTIKCRVTRDKKGMDRGLYPTYYLHLDNDKKVFLLAGRKRKKSKTSNYLISIDPTDLSRGGENFIGKLRSNLMGTRFTVFDNGANPDRANADWSNVRQELSAVVYETNVLGFKGPRKMTVIIPGMNSDNKRVPIRPRNDNDGLLMRWQNKNMDNVIELHNKAPVWNDETQSYVLNFHGRVTHASVKNFQIVHSSDPDYIVMQFGRVADDAFTMDYNYPLCAVQAFAIALSSFDGKLACE